The Natrinema pellirubrum DSM 15624 region ATACCAGCGCTGGTCGAGATTTGCCCGACTCCTTTCAGGAACAGCCTGCAAGATATAGAGAGTCGATTCATCACGCTAATGATGAAGCGTACCAGACTTTAGAACACAACCTACGAACGTTATTCGCGTAGTATAGTCACCAAGATAGTGAGAGTGAAGCCTGCTGTCGCCAAGAGGAAACTCGGCGTCGTCAACAGAAGAGCGAACGGCCCAAGCGGCGAATCACCCCCACCGAAGCTTCCCACCTCAAGGGCCGCTCCGACAGCTACCACGAGATAGAACGCAACACCCGGAGCGATACCACTTCCAACGGCCGCAGGAAATCCGAGCCGATACCTGCCGCAAATTCCGCCAGCAACTCCCGGGACAACGCCGAGGGCGATCGCAAAGACGGCCGTACCGATCAGTCCGGAGACTCCGATTTCAAGAAGACCGAATGGAATGAGGAGGAGCGCGGTTGTACCCCCGACCGCAATAACAGTCACAAGCGCACGTAGCGGATGTTCGCCGTACAGGTGCTGGCGGAGAGTGGCCACAGTACCCGTTAGAAGCCTGTGAACTGATAGACTTTCGGTCAGTTGACGACAGAAATTGTTGACCGTCCAACTGGGATATTCGTCGCGCTGAATTTGCGCGCTGTATCTCGCACGAAGGCAAGAACATATGGCCGCAGCTGGTAGATTGATCGGTAGTACATTCGCAGTCCTACGTAACGGCCTTTTCACCGAGGACAGTGTCTAACAAATGGGTTTCAGCAGAGCCGAAGGCTTTGCGACAGCGCACGACGGGCGACGGCGACGGCGGATACAGTCGCTGGGACAGAAACGGACCTGTTTCGGAGCGAGAGACACCGCAACCGGGTTCTTGCTTCCGTGGCCACAGGGACTGTCCATGGAGGCGTCGAACTACGATATCGAGGGGCTCGACCTCTCGGCCGACCGGTACACCGTCGAACAGAACCTGATACGGAACGAGTACAGAGCCCTCGACGACCGCGGTAATACGGTCCTCGAGGGGAAGCAAAAGACGTTCAAACTCAAAGAGGAGTTCCCGTTCGTCGATGCGGACGGTGACGACGTGTTCACCGTGACGGCACAGCAGATCCGGGACTACAAGGGCCAGTACGTTCTCACGGACGCTCGAAGCGACGAGGACGTCGTCGTTCTCGACCACGAGTACTCGCTCCTCGAGCAGATTACGGGAGCGACCTGGACGATCCGTGACCCCGAGACCGACGCCGAGCTGGCGGCGATCACGTCTCGGAAGTTCGTCGGTCTGTTCCGGACGGGGCTCTTGGGGAACCTGATCCCACACCACTACGAAATCACCGACGCCGACGGCGGCCACGTGGGTTCGATCACGGGGCAACTCTCGATGAAAGATCGGTACGACATCGAGATCGACGACGCCAGTTCCGTGCCGCGGGTCCCAGTCGTGGCCGCCGCGATGGTCATCGACGCGATCGAGGGGCACTGAGTTCGACCCATGGAA contains the following coding sequences:
- a CDS encoding LURP-one-related/scramblase family protein, which encodes MEASNYDIEGLDLSADRYTVEQNLIRNEYRALDDRGNTVLEGKQKTFKLKEEFPFVDADGDDVFTVTAQQIRDYKGQYVLTDARSDEDVVVLDHEYSLLEQITGATWTIRDPETDAELAAITSRKFVGLFRTGLLGNLIPHHYEITDADGGHVGSITGQLSMKDRYDIEIDDASSVPRVPVVAAAMVIDAIEGH